The nucleotide window GACGGCGAGCAAGCCAAACGCATCATTGTTGATGCCATAGGCGAAGAAAAATTTCAGCAAACCTTCAGCGATTTTGACACACAACCACTCGCGTCAGCGTCAATAGCGCAAGTGCATGCGGCTTTGATGACTATCGATGGTGACGAAAAAAACGTGGTGATTAAGGTTATTCGCCCACGTATCGAAAAAGTTATTCATGCCGATATTCATGTCATGCAAACCTTCGCTGCATTGCTTAGCCGCTTTTATACCGAAGGCAAACGCCTGCGCCCGGTGGAAGTGGTCAATGAATACAAAAAAACCATCATTGATGAGCTTGATCTGCTGCGTGAAGCTGCCAATGCGATTCAATTAAAACGCAATTTTGAAGGCGACCCTATACTGCACGTACCGGAAGTCTATTCTGAATACTGCAGTAAAAACGTCATGGTGATGGAGCGCATTTACGGTGTTGGTGTCGGCGAAGTCGATAAACTTCATGAGCTCAATGTCAATATGCCATTATTGGCAGAACGTGGCGTTGAAGTGTTTTTCACGCAAGTATTCAGAGACAGCTTTTTCCACGCTGATATGCACCCAGGTAATGTCTTTGTTGATGTCACCAATGTCGACGACCCAACCTGGATAGCCATTGATTGCGGTATTGTCGGTACCTTGAATAAAGAAGATAAACGCTATTTGGCAGAAAACTTTGTCGCCTTTTTCAATCGTGATTATCACAAGGTGGCGCAATTGCACGTCGATTCTGGTTGGGTACCGCGAGACACCAGCATTGATGAATTTGAATTTGCTATTCGCACCGTTTGCGAACCGATTTTTGAAAAACCGTTAGCCGAAATATCCTTTGGCCAAGTGCTGGTTAACCTGTTTAATACCGCGCGTCGCTTTAATATGGAAGTGCAGCCACAGTTGGTGTTATTGCAAAAAACCTTACTTTATATCGAAGGTCTTGGTAGACAGCTATATCCACAATTGGATTTATGGAAAACCGCCAAGCCATTTTTGGAAGACTGGGTAAAAGAGCAAATGGGCCCGAAAGCCTTGTTCAACTCGATTAAAGAGAACCTACCATATTGGGCAGAGAAAATGCCTGAGCTACCGAATATGGTCTATCAGTACCTAGATTCTGGCCATAAGAATGCCGAGCAGCAACAGCTGTTGTTGGCGGAGATGCAACACCGTCAGCACAAGCAGTTTAAACGTTTGCGTCTGGCCATTATTGGTTGTTCACTGATGATCACCAGCGCGGTGTTGTATTCTTTTGAACACGGGGTGAGTGCGGCGGTATGTGCAGGATTGAGTACCTTTGTCTTGGCGTTGTCTATGCGCCGAATTCGCTAGTGCAGCTGCACTTAGCGTCGTTCTAACTAGTCAGGCTTTTTCTCAAAGTAACCTTCAATGCGAAAGGCAATACCCGGTGTTGCCTTATAGTCTTCTTCTTCTGGCCATTCCACAAACGGCTCTATCTCGAAAAATAACCAGCGTCGATAGGCGTTCATACGAAAGCGATAATTAAGTAAGTAATTATCGACTAAAAAGCCGCGGTCACCATTGTTTTCACCATTAATAACCACCCCCAAACTGGTGGCGCGATATCTGTCTATTTGATAAAGGTAATGATAGCCATTGCGCCAGCGATAGCCGTTAAATGACTCAGATGTGCGAATGCTGTAATTGGCGCGAAATTGCCGTTTTTCGGCGAAGTTATAATCATATTCGGTAAAAAATCGGCTACCAAAGCCGTCATCAATATAATAATAAATCGATGGTTGAATCTCTAATTGGTGCTTGGTGCCAAAGTCATACGTTATCTTAGCCCTCGATTTAACGAAAATATCACCACCGGATATACCGATTCGGGTATCGACGAATTCGCCAATGTTATCAACGTTGATCAACCGCAATGCGGCGGTAAAGGTATCTTCGTCTTTGTCGCGGTTTGCGACTCGACCACCACCTTGTTTATTGACATCACTGCCGTCATCGTCGTCATCGGACAATAACAAGTCCACTTTATCTTCAAGATGTGGCAGCTTAAGGCGCAAGCGAAACTTTTGCGTAAACACATCAAAGTTACGAGCTCGTGGCTCATAACCTAGGCGAATGCGTGCCAACGCCTTAGGGGAAATCTCTTCCGCTTCATCGGTCGCAAAGAATTTATCGAACCACTGAGCCGTACCAAAAACGGAATCGCTTATGGTATTGTGAAAGCCAAATAGCCAGTCTTGTTCTGGATCCGGATAAATTATCATCGTTTCAGCGTATTCTTGCTCGTCTGGTGTTAGCTCTTCAGTAGCAAACCCAGGACCTGAAATCAGCAAAAATCCAGCTAGGATCCAATTCCCCTTTATTCTCATTTACTTAGTTGGTCACAGACATCCTATATCTAAGTATAACCATGTTAACAAAATGACAAAAAATCAATAAGAATCATGCAAATAATTTGTAACTTATAGATTAAACGTTAGGCATTAAGGTTTGTAAATTGATATGATATGACGCAAACTTACAGTAGATATCAATATATTGGGAAAAGCGTATGGGTGGCATTAGTATCTGGCAACTGTTAATCATTTTTGCAATTATCATTTTGTTGTTCGGAACCAAAAAGTTACGCAACATAGGCAGTGACTTGGGTTCAGCCGTAAAAGGCTTTAAAAATTCGGTAAGTGATGACAACAAAGCCGAAACCGAAGATGACAAAGTAGAACAACTGAAAGAAGCGCCGAAAAGCGACGAAAACATTACGACTAAAGAAAAAGATCAGGCGTAATTTATGTTCGACATTGGTTTTTGGGAGCTGACTGTTATTGCTGTTATGGGGTTAATTGTGCTCGGCCCTGAGCGCATGCCGGTAGCGATACGCACGGTGAGAGGTTGGCTCCGCAATATCAAACAATTTAGTTCCAATGTGCAAACCGAGTTAAAAGAAGAGTTACGTATTCACGAGCTCCACGAAAATTTGCGCAAAGCCGAGCAACAAGGCATGGATAATTTACCCACTGATTTGCAACAATCAGTCGATCAATTAAAAAGCGCGGCTGAGCAAGCCAATAGGCCCTATGCCAAATCAAAGGATAGTGAGCCTAAAGCCACACCAGATTCCCCTACTGTTGAGACTGACTCGAACAGCGACAACGTAAACAAGTGATTTAACTGATGACAAACGCATCTTCCGGCTCTTCTCTTTTTGAACATTTACTTGAACTGAGATCTAGGCTTTTGGCCATGGTTGTCAGTGTCTTGTTGGTGTTTTTATGCTTGGCGTATTTTGCCCAAGACATATATCAATACCTTGCCGAACCGCTGCTTGCGGTAATGCCCGAAGGCAGCAATATGATTGCCACAGATGTCGCCTCACCGTTTTTCGCACCGTTTAAGCTCACCATGGTGGTGTCGATATTTGTTGCCATGCCCTACATCCTCTATCAAGTATGGAGCTTTATCGCACCGGGACTTTACGCCAATGAAAAGCGCTTAGTGGCGCCATTATTACTTGGTTCTAGCCTGTTGTTTTACGGTGGTGTGTCGTTTGCGTATTTTGTGGTATTTCCTTTAGCATTTTCGTTTTTCAGCAGCGTCGCTCCAGAAGGGGTTACCATCGCTACTGATATCTCCAGTTATCTCGATTTTGTTCTGAAACTATTTTTCGCCTTTGGCGCCGCGTTTGAAATACCAATCGCTATTATTCTGATGTGCTGGACTGGCTTTAGCAGTGTCGCTAGCTTAAGAGCGAAACGACCGTACGTTATTGTCGGTGTATTTGTGGTCGGTATGCTATTAACGCCGCCAGACATTATTTCGCAAACATTATTGGCATTACCCATGTGGTTACTGTTCGAACTTGGACTGGTTTTTGCCTCCTTTTATCGTCCCCGTGATGAGCAGGACGATACAGCTCAAATAGGTGAGTAAGATGAAACGTTTACTTTTAACAATAACAATATTCGCTTGCAGCAACGCCATGGCGTTTGACAACCAGCGTTGGTTAGATTGCAGCAACATCAATAACAATGACGATCGCCTTGCCTGTTACGACAGAGTCGCTAAGTCGATTCAATCGAGAGAAACCATACGCAGCGACAATGCTGTGAGTAGCAGCGACGACGTGCCAGAGCAACCCTTGGTTATTTCGTCATCATCTGCTGAAGCTACACAGCTGATCTCAGAACCGATCATTCCTGTTAAGATTGAAAAGCAAGAAGAACAAATCAGTGCCGCCGAAATTGAAGCAGGCTTTGGTTTAGAGCATAAAAAAACGCAACAAGAAGAAGACACTGAATCGGTATCGTTCACTATTGAAAAGGCCAAAAAAAGCATTCATGGCAAGTGGACGTTATGGTTTGATAACGGCCAGAAATGGCAAACCATTTCTTCTGAAAAGCTAAAATTCAAAGCCGGTCAAGACGTAAAGATCAGCCGTGGTGTCTTTAATTCATTTGTTTTAAATGTTGAAGGCTCAAATCGCACTGTGAAAGTGAAAAGAACAAAATAGGGTTGCCCTGTGCTTGTTGATATTGGTGTAAACCTGACCAACAGTCGATTTGATAAAGATCGCTCAGACGTTATTGCCAACGCCCGTTTAGCCGGTGTCGAAAAGATGTTAATCACCGGCACCAACGTTAATGAAAGCCAACAAGCGGCAATCTTATCTCAGCAGTTTGATAATCTATTCAGCACGGCCGGTGTGCACCCACATGACGCCGACAATGTCAGTCGTGATTACCTCGAAAAACTGCGCAGTCTACTCGAACAACCTAAAGTCAAAGCGGTCGGTGAGTGCGGTCTTGATTTTAACCGCAATTTTTCCACACCAGAAAACCAACAAACCGTCTTCGCTGAGCAATTGGCGTTAGCGGCAGAGTTAAAGATGCCACTGTTTTTGCATCAACGTGATGCGTTTGCTACCTGGCAAGATATCTTGCTGCAGTATTGGTCGCAAATTCCTGGTGGTGTTAGCCACTGTTTTACTGGTGACTTAGCGCAATTAAAACAGTGTTTAGATATGGGCTTGTATATCGGTATTACCGGTTGGATATGCGATAGCAAACGTGGCAGTGAACTGTATGATATCGCGCGCTATATTCCCCTCGATCGTATTATGGTAGAAACCGACGCGCCATACTTAACACCAAAGAACATTCGACCGAGACCCAAATCGAGTCGCAATGAACCAAAATATTTAGCGCATGTTGTCAGCACCTTGGCAACGGCGATGCAGGTGGAAGAACACCTGTTAATTGAACACGCAACGCGCAATAGTGAACAACTGTTTGCCTTATCTTGCTAGGAGTTTTGTTACCATGAATAACGTAAATCAATTCGGCCAATTTCCCGCTCGACGTATGCGTCGTATGCGCCGCGATGACTTTTCTCGTCGCTTGATGGCTGAAAATCAGTTAACCGTTAATGATTTGATTTACCCGGTGTTTGTCCTTGAAGGCGAACAACAATGCGAAGCCGTGCCATCGATGCCCGGCGTTGAGCGCAAAAGTATCGATCTGTTATTAGAAGAAGCACAAGAATTGGTTGAGCTTGGTATCCCAGCCATCGCCATCTTCCCGGTAACACCACAAGACAAAAAGTCGTTAATGGCAGAAGAAGCCTATAGCGATGACGGTTTGGCACAACGTACCGTTAGGGCCCTTAAAGCCAAGTTTCCAGAGCTTGGGGTTATCACCGACGTCGCACTTGACCCGTTTACCACCCATGGTCAGGACGGCATTATTGATGATGAAGGCTATGTGCTTAATGACGTCACTAAAGACATCTTGGTCAAGCAAGCCTTATCTCATGCCAAAGCTGGCGCCGATGTGGTTGCCCCGTCGGATATGATGGATGGTCGCATTGGTGCGATTCGTGGAGCACTTGAACAACATGGTCACGTCAATACGCGCATATTAGCCTATTCTGCCAAGTACGCGTCGAACTACTACGGTCCGTTTCGTGATGCGGTAGGCTCGTCTAGCAACATCAAAGGCGGCAATAAGTTTTCTTATCAGATGGATCCGGCCAATTCCGATGAAGCATTGCATGAAATCGCGCAAGATATTCATGAAGGCGCGGATATGGTTATGGTCAAACCGGGCATGCCATATTTGGACATTGTGCGTCGTGTTAAAGATAACTTTCAGGTGCCAACCTATGCCTACCAAGTAAGCGGTGAATACGCCATGCATATGGCTGCCATTCAAAATGGTTGGCTGGCAGAAAAGCCATGCGTGATGGAAGGTTTGTTGTCATTTAAACGTGCCGGCGCCGACGGCATATTGACCTACTTCGCCAAGCAAGTGGCGCGCTGGTTAAAAGAGGCCTAAGCCATAACCAGCGTACGGCAATCCTTTGCGCTATTACATACGGCGATTTTTTTGCTCGCCGTATGTGCCTTGTTTGCCAAATGGATAGACCTACCTGCGCTGTATATCGTCTGGGGGCGCTGTTTATTTGCCACCTTGGCGCTTTATATTTATTGCCGCTTGAAACGCATTAATCTGACCATCAGTAAAACCTTAGCCCAGCGACTGGCCATAAGCGGGGCATTGCTGGCATTGCATTGGTGGAGCTTTTTCCAATCGATTCAGCTCACTAGCGTCGCCATAGGCCTGCTTACGTTTGCTACCTTTCCTTTGTATGTACCGCTGCTCAACTTTGTCTTATATCGCACCCGGATACAGCCGCTGTTATTGCTGCAAGGTTTGTTATGCTTGTTTGGGATCTACTTAGTGGTGGCCGCCGATAATCTGACATCAACCGCTTGGTTTGGGCTATTGCTGGGTTTGTTTTCAGCGGTTTGTTTTGCCTTACTTACGGTGTTTAATCGCCATTACGTACAACAA belongs to Thalassotalea sp. HSM 43 and includes:
- the ubiB gene encoding ubiquinone biosynthesis regulatory protein kinase UbiB, whose product is MRSKRLYKIVKTFLTYGLDELIPRERLPFAAKVARASLFWLRNKHKDKPVEQRFRLAIESLGPVFIKFGQMLSTRRDLLSDDLAKELALLQDKVNAFDGEQAKRIIVDAIGEEKFQQTFSDFDTQPLASASIAQVHAALMTIDGDEKNVVIKVIRPRIEKVIHADIHVMQTFAALLSRFYTEGKRLRPVEVVNEYKKTIIDELDLLREAANAIQLKRNFEGDPILHVPEVYSEYCSKNVMVMERIYGVGVGEVDKLHELNVNMPLLAERGVEVFFTQVFRDSFFHADMHPGNVFVDVTNVDDPTWIAIDCGIVGTLNKEDKRYLAENFVAFFNRDYHKVAQLHVDSGWVPRDTSIDEFEFAIRTVCEPIFEKPLAEISFGQVLVNLFNTARRFNMEVQPQLVLLQKTLLYIEGLGRQLYPQLDLWKTAKPFLEDWVKEQMGPKALFNSIKENLPYWAEKMPELPNMVYQYLDSGHKNAEQQQLLLAEMQHRQHKQFKRLRLAIIGCSLMITSAVLYSFEHGVSAAVCAGLSTFVLALSMRRIR
- the hemB gene encoding porphobilinogen synthase; the protein is MNNVNQFGQFPARRMRRMRRDDFSRRLMAENQLTVNDLIYPVFVLEGEQQCEAVPSMPGVERKSIDLLLEEAQELVELGIPAIAIFPVTPQDKKSLMAEEAYSDDGLAQRTVRALKAKFPELGVITDVALDPFTTHGQDGIIDDEGYVLNDVTKDILVKQALSHAKAGADVVAPSDMMDGRIGAIRGALEQHGHVNTRILAYSAKYASNYYGPFRDAVGSSSNIKGGNKFSYQMDPANSDEALHEIAQDIHEGADMVMVKPGMPYLDIVRRVKDNFQVPTYAYQVSGEYAMHMAAIQNGWLAEKPCVMEGLLSFKRAGADGILTYFAKQVARWLKEA
- a CDS encoding DMT family transporter, with amino-acid sequence MFLLAVCALFAKWIDLPALYIVWGRCLFATLALYIYCRLKRINLTISKTLAQRLAISGALLALHWWSFFQSIQLTSVAIGLLTFATFPLYVPLLNFVLYRTRIQPLLLLQGLLCLFGIYLVVAADNLTSTAWFGLLLGLFSAVCFALLTVFNRHYVQQQNPVLISFYQQGSALLLLSPWLLLLQQSPSLNDWLLFIVLGVFFTAFTHSLIIYSLRFIPAFTVSLSFTLEPVYGIFAAYLLLGESVTVLTIVGALLIVSTCAWASVKSGQSSSD
- the tatC gene encoding twin-arginine translocase subunit TatC, whose protein sequence is MTNASSGSSLFEHLLELRSRLLAMVVSVLLVFLCLAYFAQDIYQYLAEPLLAVMPEGSNMIATDVASPFFAPFKLTMVVSIFVAMPYILYQVWSFIAPGLYANEKRLVAPLLLGSSLLFYGGVSFAYFVVFPLAFSFFSSVAPEGVTIATDISSYLDFVLKLFFAFGAAFEIPIAIILMCWTGFSSVASLRAKRPYVIVGVFVVGMLLTPPDIISQTLLALPMWLLFELGLVFASFYRPRDEQDDTAQIGE
- the tatB gene encoding Sec-independent protein translocase protein TatB, encoding MFDIGFWELTVIAVMGLIVLGPERMPVAIRTVRGWLRNIKQFSSNVQTELKEELRIHELHENLRKAEQQGMDNLPTDLQQSVDQLKSAAEQANRPYAKSKDSEPKATPDSPTVETDSNSDNVNK
- the tatA gene encoding Sec-independent protein translocase subunit TatA; translated protein: MGGISIWQLLIIFAIIILLFGTKKLRNIGSDLGSAVKGFKNSVSDDNKAETEDDKVEQLKEAPKSDENITTKEKDQA
- a CDS encoding TatD family hydrolase, whose translation is MLVDIGVNLTNSRFDKDRSDVIANARLAGVEKMLITGTNVNESQQAAILSQQFDNLFSTAGVHPHDADNVSRDYLEKLRSLLEQPKVKAVGECGLDFNRNFSTPENQQTVFAEQLALAAELKMPLFLHQRDAFATWQDILLQYWSQIPGGVSHCFTGDLAQLKQCLDMGLYIGITGWICDSKRGSELYDIARYIPLDRIMVETDAPYLTPKNIRPRPKSSRNEPKYLAHVVSTLATAMQVEEHLLIEHATRNSEQLFALSC